The proteins below are encoded in one region of Ammospiza nelsoni isolate bAmmNel1 chromosome 23, bAmmNel1.pri, whole genome shotgun sequence:
- the BTG2 gene encoding protein BTG2 isoform X2, translating to MSQRHSQRRGPRADMVPEIAAAVGFVSGLLRTRGCVSEQQLQVFSGALREALTEHYRHHWFPEKPSKGSGYRCIRINQRMDPLLSRAAGQGGLGVPQLFQLLPRELTLWVDPYEVSYRIGEDGSICVLYQAARPHHASPYGGMLTCKNQMMLGRSSPSKNYIMTVSS from the exons ATGAGCCAGCGCCACAGCCAGCGCCGCGGGCCCCGGGCCGACATGGTGCCCGAGATCGCCGCCGCCGTGGGCTTCGTGTCCGGCCTGCTGCGGACGCGGGGCTGCGTCAgcgagcagcagctgcaggtcttCAGCGGGGCGCTGCGGGAGGCGCTCACAG AGCACTACAGACACCACTGGTTCCCCGAGAAGCCCTCCAAAGGCTCCGGCTACCGCTGCATCCGCATCAACCAGAGGATGGACCCTCTGCTGAGCCGCGCGGCGGGGCAGGGCGGGCTGGGCGTGCCccagctgttccagctgctgccccgCGAGCTCACGCTCTGGGTGGATCCCTACGAGGTCTCCTACAGGATCGGCGAGGACGGCTCCATCTGCGTCCTCTACCAGGCCGCCAGGCCCCACCACGCCAGCCCCTACGGAGGGATGCTCACCTGCAAGAACCAGATGATGCTGGGCCGTAGCAGCCCTTCCAAAAACTACATCATGACTGTctccagttaa
- the BTG2 gene encoding protein BTG2 isoform X1, translating into MSQRHSQRRGPRADMVPEIAAAVGFVSGLLRTRGCVSEQQLQVFSGALREALTGVSVSPEHYRHHWFPEKPSKGSGYRCIRINQRMDPLLSRAAGQGGLGVPQLFQLLPRELTLWVDPYEVSYRIGEDGSICVLYQAARPHHASPYGGMLTCKNQMMLGRSSPSKNYIMTVSS; encoded by the exons ATGAGCCAGCGCCACAGCCAGCGCCGCGGGCCCCGGGCCGACATGGTGCCCGAGATCGCCGCCGCCGTGGGCTTCGTGTCCGGCCTGCTGCGGACGCGGGGCTGCGTCAgcgagcagcagctgcaggtcttCAGCGGGGCGCTGCGGGAGGCGCTCACAG GTGTTTCTGTTTCCCCAGAGCACTACAGACACCACTGGTTCCCCGAGAAGCCCTCCAAAGGCTCCGGCTACCGCTGCATCCGCATCAACCAGAGGATGGACCCTCTGCTGAGCCGCGCGGCGGGGCAGGGCGGGCTGGGCGTGCCccagctgttccagctgctgccccgCGAGCTCACGCTCTGGGTGGATCCCTACGAGGTCTCCTACAGGATCGGCGAGGACGGCTCCATCTGCGTCCTCTACCAGGCCGCCAGGCCCCACCACGCCAGCCCCTACGGAGGGATGCTCACCTGCAAGAACCAGATGATGCTGGGCCGTAGCAGCCCTTCCAAAAACTACATCATGACTGTctccagttaa